One genomic region from Halobacteriovorax vibrionivorans encodes:
- a CDS encoding NAD(P)H-dependent glycerol-3-phosphate dehydrogenase, whose amino-acid sequence MTKIYKTALVVGAGAFGTSIASILANKFEHVILKVRSEDVYQNINDDRENSVYLPGIKLDGNIKAIIEWDEFDTNFEDDLELVVSGLPTHGIRTFFSENLDRFEGYLKREIPIISLSKGIDPETLELSDDLFNDFFPQYRDYITFLSGPSFAKEIMEKQITLVTIAGRSKKVLMDIATKLDTPYFKALPSYDIKGVLLGGALKNVLAIAGGIVEGLGYNHNTRAAMITRGIVEMLRFGKVFNARPETFYGLSGMGDLILTTTGGLSRNKTFGLEIAKGRKPLDIINSQRTVVEGYKTTKAAFLLAEKYDIRARIFKGLYEVLYNDANVEEVLEKLMKAPIKFEID is encoded by the coding sequence ATGACAAAAATTTATAAGACAGCACTAGTTGTTGGCGCGGGTGCCTTTGGAACATCAATTGCTTCAATCCTTGCCAATAAATTTGAACATGTAATTTTAAAAGTTCGATCAGAAGATGTTTATCAAAATATCAATGATGATCGTGAAAACTCAGTCTACCTTCCTGGTATTAAACTTGATGGTAATATCAAGGCCATAATCGAGTGGGATGAGTTTGATACGAATTTTGAGGATGATCTAGAACTTGTTGTATCAGGTCTTCCAACTCACGGAATTCGTACCTTCTTTAGCGAAAATCTTGATCGCTTTGAAGGCTATCTTAAAAGAGAAATTCCTATTATTAGTTTATCTAAAGGGATTGATCCAGAAACTCTTGAGTTGAGTGATGACCTCTTTAATGATTTCTTCCCACAATATCGTGACTATATTACTTTCTTATCTGGCCCAAGTTTCGCAAAAGAAATAATGGAAAAACAGATTACTCTAGTCACAATTGCTGGACGATCTAAAAAAGTTCTAATGGATATCGCAACGAAGCTTGATACTCCATATTTTAAAGCACTTCCTAGCTATGACATTAAAGGTGTTCTCTTAGGAGGAGCACTTAAGAACGTTCTTGCTATTGCTGGTGGTATTGTCGAAGGTCTAGGCTATAACCACAACACTCGTGCGGCCATGATTACACGTGGAATTGTGGAGATGCTTCGCTTTGGAAAAGTCTTCAATGCACGTCCTGAAACATTCTATGGGCTAAGTGGAATGGGGGACTTAATCTTAACGACCACTGGTGGCCTCTCAAGGAATAAGACCTTTGGATTAGAGATTGCAAAAGGGCGTAAGCCACTTGATATCATTAATTCTCAGCGTACTGTTGTTGAAGGTTATAAGACGACAAAAGCTGCTTTTCTTCTAGCTGAGAAGTACGATATACGAGCTCGAATTTTTAAAGGGCTTTATGAAGTCCTTTATAATGATGCTAATGTTGAAGAGGTTTTAGAAAAACTTATGAAGGCACCAATTAAGTTTGAAATTGATTAA
- the phoU gene encoding phosphate signaling complex protein PhoU: MDLTVETLRKDITEMAAVVEKILHVAVQEDSKIEELHELEHEINEYHKLVDDHVFKFIALKSPTAIDLRTALAIMKINSELERLGDEAVNLKRYLMRVETNRDYCTIIQAEVLEMVRKSLIAFASNNTKMATDVIKADQEVNSLHRDLVKKFYQLLKEGKAEVDEGFAIIRVSKIFERCGDHATNICEDIIFLESGQDIRHSED, encoded by the coding sequence ATGGATTTAACAGTTGAAACACTTAGAAAAGATATTACCGAAATGGCCGCTGTTGTGGAGAAGATTCTTCACGTAGCCGTTCAAGAAGATTCAAAGATTGAAGAGCTTCATGAATTAGAACATGAAATTAATGAATATCATAAACTAGTTGATGACCATGTTTTTAAGTTTATTGCACTTAAGTCCCCTACTGCAATTGATCTGCGTACGGCCCTTGCAATTATGAAAATAAACTCAGAGCTTGAAAGACTTGGTGATGAGGCAGTTAACTTAAAACGTTACTTAATGAGAGTCGAAACTAATCGTGACTACTGCACGATCATTCAAGCAGAAGTTTTAGAAATGGTAAGAAAAAGTCTTATTGCCTTTGCTTCAAATAATACAAAGATGGCAACAGACGTAATTAAAGCGGACCAGGAAGTTAACTCTCTTCACAGAGACCTTGTTAAGAAGTTTTACCAATTATTAAAAGAAGGAAAAGCTGAAGTCGACGAAGGCTTTGCTATTATTCGCGTTTCAAAAATATTTGAGCGCTGTGGTGACCACGCTACAAATATTTGTGAAGATATCATTTTCCTAGAATCAGGACAGGATATTAGACACTCTGAAGATTAG
- a CDS encoding CTP synthase: MANSQKKYIFITGGVASSLGKGLAAASIASLLERRGIRINMLKMDPYINVDPGTMSPTQHGEVFVTDDGAETDLDLGHYERFTSLTLSKQSNFTTGQVYLKVIEQEREGKYLGKTVQVVPHVTDEIKRRIHLAADDADILIGEIGGTIGDIESLPYVESIRQFAHDVGQENVLFVHLVLIPYLDAAGELKSKPAQHSVKELRSQGLFPHVIICRSDREIEESIMDKISLFCNVPKENVFQSLDLDSIYKVPLNFHAQGLDEKITQILGIWSSSPKVADLEKVVYNFNNPLREVKIGIVGKYTELVESYKSLDEALKHGALAHQLKLVPVYVDSEEIEKKGADKLLSDVQGVLVPGGFGQRGTEGKIAAIKYARENKMPFFGICLGMQLAIIEYARNICGLSEATSEEFNTGGDHLVHYMEGQTRDGAKGGSMRLGSYDCELLEGSRTKEIYGQKNIQERHRHRLEVNNFYVEKLKENGLIISGRNPELDLVETIEIKDHPFFIACQYHPEFKSRPYAAHPIFSEFIKEADKYGK, translated from the coding sequence ATGGCCAATAGCCAAAAGAAGTATATTTTTATTACAGGTGGAGTTGCTAGTTCCCTAGGGAAAGGTTTAGCTGCAGCTTCAATTGCATCACTCTTAGAAAGACGTGGGATTCGTATCAATATGCTAAAGATGGATCCTTATATTAATGTTGACCCCGGAACAATGAGTCCAACTCAACATGGTGAAGTCTTTGTCACTGATGATGGTGCTGAAACTGACCTCGACCTTGGCCACTATGAGAGATTTACTTCACTAACTCTTTCAAAGCAGTCAAACTTCACAACTGGTCAAGTCTATTTAAAAGTTATTGAACAGGAAAGAGAAGGGAAGTATCTGGGGAAAACGGTTCAGGTCGTACCTCATGTTACTGATGAAATTAAGCGCCGAATTCATTTGGCCGCTGATGATGCAGATATTTTAATTGGTGAAATCGGTGGAACAATTGGTGATATTGAATCTCTTCCATATGTTGAGTCAATTAGACAATTTGCTCATGATGTTGGACAAGAGAATGTTCTCTTTGTTCACCTTGTTCTAATCCCATACCTAGATGCTGCGGGAGAGTTAAAATCAAAGCCTGCTCAACACTCTGTTAAAGAATTGAGATCGCAAGGTTTATTCCCACATGTAATTATTTGTCGAAGTGATCGAGAAATTGAAGAGTCAATTATGGATAAGATTTCTCTTTTCTGTAATGTTCCTAAAGAGAATGTTTTTCAGTCACTAGATCTTGATTCTATTTATAAAGTTCCTCTAAATTTCCACGCTCAAGGTTTAGATGAAAAGATCACTCAAATCTTAGGGATTTGGTCATCATCACCAAAAGTTGCTGACCTTGAAAAGGTTGTTTACAACTTTAATAACCCGTTAAGAGAAGTAAAGATTGGTATTGTTGGAAAATATACTGAACTAGTTGAATCTTATAAATCTCTTGATGAAGCACTTAAGCACGGAGCTCTTGCTCATCAATTAAAGCTTGTTCCTGTTTATGTTGATTCAGAAGAAATTGAAAAGAAAGGTGCCGATAAACTTCTTTCTGATGTTCAAGGTGTTCTTGTTCCTGGTGGATTTGGACAAAGAGGAACTGAAGGAAAGATTGCGGCCATAAAATATGCTCGTGAAAATAAGATGCCTTTCTTTGGTATCTGTTTAGGGATGCAATTAGCAATCATTGAATATGCTAGAAATATTTGTGGCCTAAGTGAGGCTACATCAGAAGAGTTCAACACTGGTGGTGATCACCTTGTTCATTATATGGAAGGGCAAACTCGTGACGGAGCAAAAGGTGGAAGTATGCGCCTTGGAAGTTACGATTGTGAACTACTTGAAGGAAGCCGTACAAAAGAGATTTACGGACAAAAGAATATTCAAGAAAGACACCGTCACCGTCTAGAAGTTAATAACTTCTACGTTGAAAAATTAAAAGAGAATGGCCTTATTATTAGTGGCCGAAACCCAGAGCTTGATCTTGTTGAGACAATTGAAATTAAGGATCATCCTTTCTTCATTGCTTGTCAGTATCACCCTGAGTTTAAATCGAGGCCATATGCGGCCCATCCAATTTTTAGTGAATTCATAAAAGAGGCAGATAAGTATGGAAAATAA
- a CDS encoding response regulator transcription factor has protein sequence MKALIVEDENSIAKLIGVNLKSLGIDFDIAPTGNSAIACIDSNNYEIFILDRMLPDLTGVEICRYIRGPKALTTAGILFVTALTSSESIIEGLDAGADDYITKPFDIGVLKARITSLKRRIEAITKEDAQHDSKTFQHMGITVDTESVTTKVDEKLVKLTVSEFKILCVLISSPGKVFTRKQIVDLIKGENIYVTDRTVDTHVFALRKKLGEKSKVIETVRGIGYRVKSEE, from the coding sequence ATGAAGGCCCTTATTGTTGAAGATGAAAACTCGATTGCTAAACTAATTGGTGTAAACTTAAAGAGCCTAGGTATTGATTTCGACATCGCACCAACAGGAAATAGCGCCATTGCCTGTATCGATTCAAATAACTATGAAATCTTTATTCTCGATCGAATGCTACCAGATCTAACTGGTGTTGAAATTTGTCGCTACATCAGAGGCCCAAAAGCACTAACAACGGCCGGGATTCTTTTTGTAACAGCTTTAACATCAAGCGAATCCATCATTGAAGGACTTGATGCTGGAGCCGATGACTATATCACAAAACCTTTTGATATTGGCGTTCTTAAGGCCCGTATCACAAGTCTAAAAAGAAGAATTGAAGCTATCACAAAAGAAGACGCACAGCACGACAGTAAGACTTTTCAACATATGGGAATTACTGTCGACACCGAAAGCGTGACAACAAAAGTTGATGAAAAGCTCGTAAAATTAACAGTTTCGGAGTTTAAAATCCTCTGTGTACTCATATCAAGTCCTGGGAAAGTGTTTACAAGAAAGCAAATTGTCGATTTAATAAAGGGTGAAAATATATATGTAACAGATCGAACTGTTGACACACATGTTTTTGCCTTACGAAAGAAACTCGGTGAGAAATCTAAAGTTATTGAAACAGTTCGAGGAATTGGCTATCGAGTAAAAAGTGAAGAATAA
- a CDS encoding KdsC family phosphatase, which yields MDLFTKAQDFKDKLKDIKVLAFDIDGVLTPGHVWYQDDEMGFNRSSHTSDGYALKLLMRAGFKVGVISGGASKGVQERFVNNLKLDFAFLGDEDKRVAFKKVLDLGFEPHEVLFMGDEFFDVPLLKAAGFAVTTPHASHEIKMFCDYVTQREGGHGAAREMIDIFRYVHGIVPEVLDFDDKPIDFKSSWPK from the coding sequence ATGGATTTATTTACAAAAGCACAAGATTTTAAAGACAAATTAAAAGATATCAAAGTATTAGCATTTGATATTGATGGTGTCCTAACGCCGGGGCACGTTTGGTATCAAGATGATGAAATGGGCTTTAATCGCTCATCTCATACATCTGATGGATACGCACTAAAGCTACTTATGAGAGCAGGTTTTAAAGTTGGTGTTATCTCAGGAGGAGCATCAAAAGGTGTTCAAGAACGCTTTGTGAATAATCTTAAACTAGACTTTGCTTTTTTAGGTGATGAAGATAAGAGAGTTGCTTTTAAGAAAGTCTTAGATCTTGGCTTTGAACCACATGAGGTTCTTTTTATGGGCGATGAATTCTTTGATGTACCACTTTTAAAGGCTGCAGGATTTGCTGTCACAACACCTCATGCCTCACATGAAATCAAAATGTTTTGTGATTATGTGACTCAAAGAGAGGGTGGGCATGGTGCAGCTAGAGAGATGATTGATATTTTTCGCTACGTACATGGAATTGTTCCCGAGGTTTTAGACTTTGATGACAAACCAATTGATTTTAAATCGAGCTGGCCAAAGTAG
- a CDS encoding sensor histidine kinase — protein sequence MKNNFFNFLKIKFLNDIIFYQTILFCISLLVMGVVFIGNFKDNFIHSIIEQELSLFKKNNISKMCEYKSPRSQFYILNANRTIRCGEANFKINEFKGLNPGSYRSEEDHIFYHETITSKEKVYTLFIKIKSDALKLMSKRVFSKLFLAMGILGFLFLAGQFFLFKHYFSPLYSLFKLFRMKNKIDTSDSRDYWDYIESKSQKNFNKRRELKLEIFNTKQYYSVILNSIDDPVVATDDKGIIVFSNDSFRKTFSSFNGKYRGVEIINIIRDYDFINLIRKSGYNAHLIHNSQVELKSVEGSNHVYQLKTSNIKSKKKNHELFFYFSDITKLQDVNNMRRDFFENVSHEIKTPLTSIKGYSQTLQSINEDKDQAEILDIISQNVDRLDELINGILSLSKIENEGKIEVEEINIPEFINALINDYQLKLNEKDISIQINEDNLKTLNTDKRLLYHCISNLITNAIKYSLENTQITINYSSNKDGSYISVQDQGVGIPNDKIARIFERFYRVDSSRSINTGGTGLGLAITKHSAQKMGAIIDVESQLNEGTKFTIFFPNKVIES from the coding sequence GTGAAGAATAACTTTTTTAATTTTCTTAAAATAAAATTCCTAAACGATATCATCTTCTATCAAACGATACTTTTTTGTATCTCTCTACTCGTTATGGGCGTTGTCTTTATTGGAAATTTTAAAGATAACTTTATTCATTCAATAATTGAACAAGAACTCAGCTTATTCAAAAAAAATAATATATCAAAAATGTGTGAGTATAAATCTCCTCGCTCACAATTTTATATACTCAATGCAAATAGAACAATTCGTTGTGGTGAAGCTAACTTTAAGATCAATGAGTTCAAAGGACTTAATCCAGGATCTTATAGAAGTGAGGAAGATCATATCTTTTATCACGAAACAATTACTTCAAAAGAAAAGGTCTATACTCTCTTTATAAAAATAAAATCAGATGCCTTGAAGTTAATGTCAAAAAGAGTATTTTCTAAACTCTTCTTGGCCATGGGCATACTTGGCTTCCTCTTTCTGGCAGGACAATTCTTTCTTTTTAAGCACTATTTCTCACCTCTATATAGTTTATTCAAGCTTTTTAGAATGAAGAATAAAATCGATACAAGCGATAGCCGCGACTACTGGGACTATATTGAATCAAAATCACAAAAGAACTTTAATAAACGAAGAGAATTAAAATTAGAGATCTTTAATACAAAACAGTACTACTCTGTCATCTTAAACTCAATTGATGACCCCGTTGTCGCTACAGATGATAAAGGAATAATTGTTTTTTCAAATGACTCCTTTCGCAAGACCTTCTCTTCATTTAATGGAAAGTATCGCGGTGTAGAAATTATTAACATTATTCGAGACTATGACTTTATCAATCTCATTAGAAAGAGTGGTTATAACGCTCACTTAATTCACAACTCTCAAGTAGAATTAAAAAGTGTCGAAGGAAGTAATCACGTCTATCAACTCAAAACAAGTAATATCAAATCAAAAAAGAAAAACCATGAGCTATTCTTTTACTTTAGCGATATTACAAAACTTCAAGATGTAAATAATATGAGAAGAGACTTCTTTGAAAATGTCTCACATGAAATTAAGACTCCCCTTACTTCTATAAAGGGATACTCTCAAACTTTACAATCGATTAATGAAGATAAAGATCAAGCCGAGATCTTGGATATCATCTCTCAGAACGTTGATCGCCTAGACGAGTTAATTAATGGTATTTTATCTCTTTCAAAAATTGAAAACGAAGGAAAGATCGAAGTCGAAGAAATTAATATCCCAGAGTTTATTAATGCACTAATCAATGATTACCAATTAAAGCTCAATGAAAAAGATATTTCGATTCAAATTAATGAAGATAATCTTAAAACCTTAAATACAGATAAGAGACTACTCTATCACTGTATTTCAAATTTAATTACAAATGCCATTAAGTACTCTCTTGAAAATACACAAATAACCATCAATTATTCTTCAAATAAAGATGGATCATATATTAGTGTTCAAGATCAAGGAGTTGGTATTCCAAATGATAAGATCGCCCGTATATTTGAGCGCTTTTATCGTGTCGATAGCTCTCGTAGCATAAATACTGGTGGAACGGGACTTGGACTTGCTATCACAAAGCATTCAGCACAAAAGATGGGTGCAATTATTGACGTTGAAAGTCAGCTTAATGAAGGAACGAAGTTTACAATCTTCTTTCCAAATAAAGTCATTGAATCTTAA
- the pstA gene encoding phosphate ABC transporter permease PstA yields MKLSKKRVIKNQLFRGTLILSSLIVIMPLILIFVFLLQKGSTSLSLDFFLNDPKPVGEVGGGMRHAIIGTLMMVALGSFIAVPVGTLCGVYLSEYGKGKIAQSLRFTIDLLTGVPSIVVGIFSYLIFVVSFKSFSALAGAFALSIIILPIVTRTTEEILKLIPRHVREAGLALGLPRWRVIWNIILRGSRNSLTTGVILAISRAAGETAPLLFTAFGSMYLSFQVTGPMASLPVQIYNYAISPYKDWQQQAWAGSFTLIIIVLGLNLSAKFLFNTKKLKKFFVRKS; encoded by the coding sequence CTTATTCTAATCTTCGTTTTCCTTCTACAAAAAGGTTCCACTTCGTTAAGCTTAGATTTTTTTCTAAATGATCCTAAACCTGTAGGAGAAGTTGGAGGCGGAATGAGACATGCAATCATCGGAACACTAATGATGGTTGCCCTAGGCTCATTTATAGCTGTTCCTGTAGGGACATTATGTGGTGTCTACTTAAGTGAGTACGGTAAAGGAAAAATTGCGCAAAGCCTACGCTTTACAATTGACCTCTTAACAGGTGTTCCATCAATTGTTGTCGGTATTTTTTCTTATTTAATATTTGTTGTTAGCTTTAAATCATTTTCTGCCCTAGCAGGTGCTTTTGCTCTGAGTATTATCATTTTACCAATTGTTACACGTACAACTGAAGAGATTTTAAAACTTATTCCAAGACATGTTAGAGAAGCAGGACTGGCCCTAGGGTTACCTCGATGGCGAGTTATTTGGAATATAATTTTAAGAGGCTCAAGAAACTCTCTAACAACAGGGGTTATCCTGGCCATATCTCGTGCTGCTGGTGAAACAGCACCACTACTCTTTACAGCTTTTGGAAGTATGTATTTAAGCTTCCAAGTGACAGGCCCAATGGCATCCCTTCCTGTCCAAATTTATAATTATGCAATAAGCCCCTATAAAGATTGGCAACAACAAGCTTGGGCCGGATCATTCACTTTAATTATTATTGTTCTGGGACTAAATTTAAGTGCGAAATTTTTATTTAATACAAAGAAGCTTAAAAAATTCTTTGTGAGGAAATCATAA
- the kdsA gene encoding 3-deoxy-8-phosphooctulonate synthase has product MENKKFDLFMGTCVIESEQMCMDVCGSLLEMLKPVMDQVNFSYKGSFDKANRSSISSFRGPGLEKGLQILEKVKKEYGVQLITDFHTADQADTVASVVDTIQIPAFLCRQTDMILAGAQACKKHDAQLKIKKGQFLSPEETGNIVTKAEEFLSKDKILLTERGTSFGYNNLVVDMASFQIMKSFGVRAIHDATHCVQRPGGLGTATGGKREQILTLAQAAVAAGADGIFMEVHPNPNEAKSDAATSLPLDKAGAIIERLLKIRKAVTE; this is encoded by the coding sequence ATGGAAAATAAGAAGTTTGATTTATTTATGGGGACTTGTGTAATCGAGTCAGAACAAATGTGTATGGACGTTTGCGGAAGCTTATTAGAGATGCTTAAGCCAGTAATGGATCAAGTGAACTTCTCTTATAAGGGAAGTTTTGATAAGGCCAATCGTTCTTCAATTAGCTCTTTTAGAGGACCAGGTCTTGAAAAAGGTCTTCAGATTCTTGAAAAAGTAAAAAAAGAATATGGAGTTCAATTGATTACTGACTTCCATACAGCGGATCAAGCAGATACTGTGGCAAGTGTTGTGGATACAATTCAAATCCCAGCATTCCTATGTCGCCAAACAGATATGATTCTTGCAGGAGCTCAAGCGTGTAAAAAGCATGATGCTCAACTGAAGATTAAAAAAGGACAATTTCTTTCTCCTGAAGAAACGGGAAATATTGTCACGAAAGCGGAAGAATTTCTTTCAAAAGATAAGATCCTTCTTACGGAAAGAGGGACGTCATTTGGTTACAATAATCTTGTTGTTGATATGGCAAGCTTTCAAATTATGAAGTCATTTGGTGTTCGTGCTATTCACGATGCCACTCACTGTGTACAAAGACCAGGTGGATTAGGGACGGCAACAGGTGGAAAACGTGAACAGATTTTAACTCTTGCACAAGCAGCTGTCGCCGCTGGTGCTGATGGAATCTTTATGGAAGTTCACCCTAACCCAAATGAAGCAAAGTCTGATGCAGCAACGAGCCTTCCTCTTGATAAGGCCGGGGCCATAATTGAGAGACTATTAAAAATAAGAAAAGCAGTAACGGAATAA
- the pstB gene encoding phosphate ABC transporter ATP-binding protein PstB — protein sequence MSNSDIILEVNNIQAWFGDFQAVKGIDLKYEKNTVNAIIGPSGCGKSTYIRTLNRIHEEVEGARVSGEVILDGKDIYAPDADPVEIRRKIGMVFQKPNPFAAMSIYDNVVIGPRLWGKKKKSELDEIAFNCLTKAALWDEVKDKLHQEGTSLSGGQQQRLCIARTLATNPPIVLMDEPTSALDPIATGKIEDLMSELKKDYTVIVVTHNMQQAARIADYTSFFILGELIEHGLSSDVFTNPKEKKTEDYITGRFG from the coding sequence ATGTCTAATAGCGATATCATTTTAGAAGTTAATAATATTCAAGCATGGTTTGGTGACTTTCAAGCAGTCAAAGGAATTGACCTAAAATATGAGAAGAATACGGTTAATGCCATTATTGGCCCATCAGGTTGTGGTAAATCTACTTATATCCGTACCTTAAATCGTATCCACGAAGAAGTGGAAGGTGCACGCGTATCTGGAGAAGTCATATTAGATGGTAAAGATATTTACGCACCAGACGCAGATCCTGTTGAAATCCGTCGCAAGATTGGAATGGTATTTCAAAAGCCAAACCCATTTGCGGCCATGAGTATTTATGACAATGTTGTTATTGGCCCACGTCTTTGGGGAAAGAAGAAAAAAAGTGAATTAGATGAGATTGCTTTTAATTGTCTTACAAAAGCAGCACTTTGGGATGAGGTAAAGGACAAGCTTCACCAAGAAGGAACTTCACTCTCAGGTGGACAGCAGCAAAGACTTTGCATTGCTAGAACTCTTGCAACGAACCCTCCAATTGTTCTAATGGATGAGCCAACATCTGCACTTGATCCAATTGCAACGGGTAAGATTGAAGATCTGATGAGTGAATTAAAAAAGGACTATACGGTAATTGTTGTAACTCACAATATGCAACAAGCTGCTCGTATTGCAGATTATACAAGCTTCTTCATCTTAGGTGAGCTTATCGAGCACGGCCTAAGTAGTGATGTATTTACTAACCCAAAAGAAAAGAAAACAGAAGACTATATCACGGGTCGTTTTGGTTAA
- a CDS encoding DUF493 family protein codes for MEKLKGLLNDQYDWPAEYNFKFIGNDSNRDELIMAVGAEPHHERPSKTGKYISFTFNVKCNSADEVLTIYERVSRLHGIMSL; via the coding sequence ATGGAGAAGTTAAAAGGCCTATTAAATGATCAATACGATTGGCCTGCAGAATATAATTTTAAATTTATCGGAAATGATAGCAACCGAGATGAATTAATTATGGCCGTTGGCGCAGAGCCACACCATGAAAGACCGTCTAAAACAGGTAAGTATATTTCTTTTACTTTCAACGTCAAATGCAATAGTGCAGATGAAGTGTTAACAATTTATGAAAGAGTTTCTCGCCTTCATGGTATAATGTCTCTATGA